The Microbacterium esteraromaticum genome contains the following window.
GACGGTTCCCCCGACCGCCACATCGGTGAGGGCGGTCGAGACGGCATGGCCAGAGGCCTCGACCACGATGTCGGGTTCTGCGGTCGGATCGGATGCCCGCGCTCCGAACCTCTCGGCGAGCGCAGCGCGCTTCGGGTTCGGATCGCGCACCTCGACCTGCGCACCGCGCGAGGCGGCGATCGCCGCGGCCGAGAGGCCGACCAGGCCGGCGCCGTGGATGCGCACCCGCACGCCGTGTAGCGCGCGCCCCTGGGCCGCGCGGTCGATCGCCGCCATCGCGGTCGCCGTCGCACACGAGGCCGGCGCCAGCACGCCCGCCGGCAGCGCTTCGGGAACGCGCACGAGGGCCGTCCCGCGACGCAGCTGCGCGTGACTGGCGAAACCACCGGTGAGTTCGCGTCTCGGTGCGATGCGCTCGTGGCCGTACTTGCCGAGGTCGCGGCACTTCTGCGTCATGCCGGCCTCACAGCGATCGCACGCACCGCACGACACCGTCACCGACCAGACCACACGGTCACCGACCCGCAGCGGGGTGCCGCCCACGGCCTGGGCACCGGCGGCGCCGATGGCGATCACGCGCCCGACGCTCTCGTGCCCGAGCACGAGCGGAGTCGGAGCGGGGCGCCGTCCCTGCACGGTGTGCACATCCGAACCGCACACGGTCGACAGCTCGATCGAGACAAGGACGTCTTCGGGGGCGAGGGTCACGCCGGGAACGGCGACCGGTTCGTGGGGGTGGTCGACTCCGACGAACGCCATCGTCGCGGCCGCCGGACGCAGTACGACATCGCCGGATCTGCCGTCGGCGTCGGCGTCTCTCGTGCGCGGCGACCTCGACGCCGCCCGCAGTCCTGCGCGCACGTCAGCGCGCAGCAGAGGCGGATTCCGACGCCAGCGGCGCTGCCGCCAGCAAGCCCCGCTCGGCGAGCACCGGGCGCAGGTCCGCCACGCTGCGCAACACCGCATCGGGCTGCGCCCCGAGGAGCGCTGCCTCATCGTGGGCACCGGTGAGCACACCGGCGACGAAACCGGCCCCCGCCCGACGTCCGGTCAGGACGTCGCTGGCCGTGTCACCGACGACCGCGACCGCCTGCACCGATGATGCCCCGGTGCGCAGCAGCGCGGCCAGCACCAGATCCGGATGCGGACGCCCGCGACCGGCATCCACCGGCGACAGGGCGACATCGACCAGGTCGCGCCACCCCAGCGCCTCGAGCAGTGCATCGCGCGTGACCGGCGCGAACCCGGTGGTCAGCGCGACCTGCACGCCGTCGTTCCGCAACCGTTCGATCGCTGCGCGCGCTCCCGGGATCTCCTCCGCGCCGTGTTCGGCGATGATCTCGTCGTATGCGGCCTCGAACGCCGCCGTCGCACGCTCGGCCGCCACGCGGTCGCCCCCGGCCAGGTGCGTGAACACCTCGATCTTGGACTGCCCCATCGTGTCGCGCACGTACTGCAGTGCCTGTTCCCACGGCATGCGGTCGGCGACGCCGGTGCGTTCGGCGGCGCGCTGGAAGGCGCGCTCCACCACGCCGTCATCGCGCACCGTGGTTCCGGCCATGTCGAGCACGACGAGTTCGATAGCGGTCATTGGTGGGCCTCCTGAAGATGGGGGAAGAGGGCGGTCTCGGCGAGGCCGAGCCCGCAGGTCATACCGATGCCGGTGGTCGCGGCGAGCACGAGCACACCATCGGCGGGGGTCTCGATGAGGAACTCGTCCGGCCCCGAGGCGTACACGCCCTGCCAGCGCTCCAACACGCGGATGTCGTCGACGGCCAAGACCCCCCGTGCCTCCTCGAGCAGTGCTGAGAAGGCCGCCTCGGGCTGGAACGGCGCGGGTTGCACCGCCTTGGCATGGGTGTCTCCGACGATGAGCGAACCGTCCGGGAGCTGGGTGTACATCTGGTTCAGATCGAGCGCCGCCAGGTCGGGCCGCTCGGTGTGCAGCCGCGCGCGCAGCACGTCGGCCTCGGGCAGTGCTGCGAAGCGTCCGTAACGTACGAGCGACCAGCCGGTCAGCAGCGGCGCCGCCAGTGGCGTGGGCAGGTCGACCGCCACGCGCATCATGTCGAGGGCGCACCGCTGCACGCCCGCACGCTCGGCGAGCTCGGGCAGCAGCTGATCGAGGTCGTGGTTGACCGCCACCACGATGCGATCGGCGTCGATCGCCCCCCGCGAGGTCTGCACCCGACCGGCAGCGATGGACGTCACCGCGGTGCGGAAGAGGAACTCGACACCGGCGGCTGCGAGATGACGGATGATCGCGGCGGGCGCTTCGCGCGGGTTCACCTGCAGGTCACCGTCGACGATCGCGCCGCCGATCACACCCTCGGGTCGCACAGGTGCCTGCTCACGGAGCTCGTCCGCCGTCAGCAGGCGCATGCCGCCCTCACGTGCCGCCGATGCCAGCAGCGCCTGCTCGTCGTCGTGTCGGGCGGCGATGAGGGTGCCCGACTCGCGCACCCGGAACCCGGCGTCATGCCCGAGACGCAGCCAGATGTCGCGGCTGACTTCGCCGTACTGCCGCGCCTGGCCGATCTGCGCTCCGATGCAGATGTGCCCGAAGTTGCGCACGGTGGCACCGACCGGCCCTTCTGTGCGGTCGATCACGATCACACGGTGGCCGCGTCGCACGGCGGCGTACGCGGCACCGAGACCGAGGACTCCCGATCCGACGATCACCACGTCGGCCTGTGTCGCGTTCATCGGAACACCTTCCTCATCCACATCGCCAGCCCCTCCACGGCGAGCACGGTGACCAGGATCATGATCACGATGCTGCCGACGAGCTGGTAGTTCGACCCCTGCCCGGCATTGAGCAGGTAGTAGCCCACACCGCCGCCGCCGACGATGCCGAGCAGGGTGGCCGCGCGCACGTTCGTGTCGAGCATGTAGAACGTGTGGCCGATCAGCGCCCGCGCCCCCTGCGGCACGGTCGCCCCGGCATACACCTGCAATCGGGTGGCACCGGCGGCCATGAGCGCGCGTTCCGGACCGCGATCGACCTCTTCGAAGGAGTCCGCGATGAGCTTGCCGAGCAACCCGATGCCCCCGATCGCGAGCGCGATGGTTCCCGCCTGCGGTCCGAGTCCGGTGATGATGATCAGCACGATCGCGAGGATCAGTTCGGGAACCCCGCGGATGATCACCAGCAGCAGTCGGAATCCGCCCCGCGTGGCGGGCCCGGGGGCGACGTTGCGTGCGGCCAGCGAGCCGACGATCAGCGAGAGCACGAAGGTGATGAGAGTCGCCGCCAACGCGATGCGGATCGTGTCGAGCATGGCCGCGGCGATGGTCTCGAACCCGTAGCTGCCGAAGTTCGGGGGCCAGAACGACGCGAGCACCGCCGGCACCTTGCTCCAGAAGGTCGCGAAGTCGCTCCAGACGATGTCGCTGACGATGATCGATCCCACCACGACCGCCACGGCGATCCATGCGGCGATGGTGTTGCGCACGCGGATGGCCGTCCACGGGCGGCGCGCGGCATCATCAATGCTCGCGAATCCCCGGCTGTGAGCCGCGGCAGGGCGCGCAGCTGCCCTGCGTCGGAACAGACGGATGAACACGCCTCGGCCGGCGTCCTTCTCGCCGAGCATGGCGACGCGCACCGCGCTGGAGATGATCTCCATCACGACGCACAGCAGGAAGATCACGAGGGCGATGCCAAGACCCAGGCCGTAGTTCAGCGATTTGAAGGCGTACGACATCTCCAGCCCGAGTCCGGCCACACCGACATAGCCGAGCACCACCGAGCCTCGGAGGTTGATGTCGTTTCGATGCAGCACGGTGGCGACCCAGCTCGGCAGCACCTGAGGCAGGATGCCCGCGGTGAACTCCTGCAGGCGGGTGCCGCCGCCGGCGCGGATCGCCAGGCGGGGCCCTTCGTCGATCTGCTCGATCGCGTCGGCGAACATCTTCGAGATCATGCCGATCGAGTGGATGCCGATGGCGAGGATGCCCGGGAGCGTGCCGAGCGAGAACATCAGCACGAACACCATCGCGAGCACGACGTCGGGCAGCGCCCGGGTGAACACACCGATGAACCGGGCGATGGCGCGTGCGCCGGCACTGGGGCTCGTGTTCGCCGCAGCCAAGTAGGCGATCGGCACGGACAACGCTGCGGCGAGCAGAGTGCCGGTGAGCACGAGACCCACCGTCAGCACTGTCAGGTGCAGCAGCTCGGCCGGCTCGGGAAAGCGCAGCCCCCCGACGCGGGCGAAGAAGTTCTGCGCGTTCGTCATGCTGTCGGCGACGCCCGCGAAGGTGATGTTCAGGTCGATCAGCGCACCCACCGCGAGTCCCGCGATGACCACGAGGGTCAGCCCCGCGCTGATCCGTTCCGGGCTGAGCCGTCGGCGCGGGGCGCGAGCGATCAGCTCATCCGCCGCAGAACCGGGGGCGGCGGGCGACGGTGCGAGCAGGGTCATGCCACCGGCTCCGCGACGCGCAGCTCGTCCTCCAGCATCCGCATCTCAGCGGTGGTGGTGGCCACGCGGCCGTAGATCTCCATCACCTGGGCCTTGTCGAGGCCCGAGGTCGCGGTATCGAGCACCACCTCGCCGTGCCTGAGCCCGACAATACGATCGGCCCAGTCGATGGCGAGATCCACCTGATGCAGGCTGCAGACCACGGTGAGCCCCTCGTCGGCGGCGATCTGGCGGATCAGCGACATCACCTGCGAGCTCGACTCGGGGTCGAGCGAGGCGACCGGTTCGTCGGCGAGCAGCACCTCGGGGTTCTGCATGAGGGCGCGGGCGATGGCGACGCGTTGCTGCTGACCGCCCGACAGGGTGTCGGCACGCTGATAGGCGCGGTCGAGCAGTCCGACGCGGTCGAGGTGCCCGAGCGCACGCAGCCGGTCGGCGCGCGAGTACGACCACAGCCCCAGCCGGGGACCGCGCAGCGCCGAGAGCGCCCCGGTCAGCACGTTCTCGAGCACGGTGAGCGATCCAACCAGCTCGAACTGCTGAAAGATGAACCCGACCCGGCTGCGCAGTTGGCGCAGCCGGCGGCCGCGCAGCGCGGGTACGTTCTCGCCGAGCACGCCGACCGCGCCGGCGGTGGGCAGTTCCAGCGCATCGATGTGCCGCAGCAGGGTGGACTTGCCCGATCCCGAGAGGCCGAGCAGGACGACGATCTCGCCGCGCGCGACAGTGAGGTCGACATCGGTGAGCGCCCGGGTCGCGCCGAAGTGCTTCGTGAGCGCCTCGATGCGGATGACCGGCTCTGTGTTCGTGTTCATGCTCGTCTCTCTCGGGATCGTCA
Protein-coding sequences here:
- a CDS encoding TIGR03364 family FAD-dependent oxidoreductase, giving the protein MNATQADVVIVGSGVLGLGAAYAAVRRGHRVIVIDRTEGPVGATVRNFGHICIGAQIGQARQYGEVSRDIWLRLGHDAGFRVRESGTLIAARHDDEQALLASAAREGGMRLLTADELREQAPVRPEGVIGGAIVDGDLQVNPREAPAAIIRHLAAAGVEFLFRTAVTSIAAGRVQTSRGAIDADRIVVAVNHDLDQLLPELAERAGVQRCALDMMRVAVDLPTPLAAPLLTGWSLVRYGRFAALPEADVLRARLHTERPDLAALDLNQMYTQLPDGSLIVGDTHAKAVQPAPFQPEAAFSALLEEARGVLAVDDIRVLERWQGVYASGPDEFLIETPADGVLVLAATTGIGMTCGLGLAETALFPHLQEAHQ
- the phnC gene encoding phosphonate ABC transporter ATP-binding protein — encoded protein: MNTNTEPVIRIEALTKHFGATRALTDVDLTVARGEIVVLLGLSGSGKSTLLRHIDALELPTAGAVGVLGENVPALRGRRLRQLRSRVGFIFQQFELVGSLTVLENVLTGALSALRGPRLGLWSYSRADRLRALGHLDRVGLLDRAYQRADTLSGGQQQRVAIARALMQNPEVLLADEPVASLDPESSSQVMSLIRQIAADEGLTVVCSLHQVDLAIDWADRIVGLRHGEVVLDTATSGLDKAQVMEIYGRVATTTAEMRMLEDELRVAEPVA
- a CDS encoding phosphonatase-like hydrolase encodes the protein MTAIELVVLDMAGTTVRDDGVVERAFQRAAERTGVADRMPWEQALQYVRDTMGQSKIEVFTHLAGGDRVAAERATAAFEAAYDEIIAEHGAEEIPGARAAIERLRNDGVQVALTTGFAPVTRDALLEALGWRDLVDVALSPVDAGRGRPHPDLVLAALLRTGASSVQAVAVVGDTASDVLTGRRAGAGFVAGVLTGAHDEAALLGAQPDAVLRSVADLRPVLAERGLLAAAPLASESASAAR
- a CDS encoding alcohol dehydrogenase catalytic domain-containing protein, with translation MRAGLRAASRSPRTRDADADGRSGDVVLRPAAATMAFVGVDHPHEPVAVPGVTLAPEDVLVSIELSTVCGSDVHTVQGRRPAPTPLVLGHESVGRVIAIGAAGAQAVGGTPLRVGDRVVWSVTVSCGACDRCEAGMTQKCRDLGKYGHERIAPRRELTGGFASHAQLRRGTALVRVPEALPAGVLAPASCATATAMAAIDRAAQGRALHGVRVRIHGAGLVGLSAAAIAASRGAQVEVRDPNPKRAALAERFGARASDPTAEPDIVVEASGHAVSTALTDVAVGGTVVLVGSVFPADPVPMDAESIVRRMLTVTGVHNYAAGHLADAVTFLERHGAAYPFDEVVGAVHPLSHLDAALAAAAAPDAPLRIGIAPR
- a CDS encoding PhnE/PtxC family ABC transporter permease, with the protein product MTLLAPSPAAPGSAADELIARAPRRRLSPERISAGLTLVVIAGLAVGALIDLNITFAGVADSMTNAQNFFARVGGLRFPEPAELLHLTVLTVGLVLTGTLLAAALSVPIAYLAAANTSPSAGARAIARFIGVFTRALPDVVLAMVFVLMFSLGTLPGILAIGIHSIGMISKMFADAIEQIDEGPRLAIRAGGGTRLQEFTAGILPQVLPSWVATVLHRNDINLRGSVVLGYVGVAGLGLEMSYAFKSLNYGLGLGIALVIFLLCVVMEIISSAVRVAMLGEKDAGRGVFIRLFRRRAAARPAAAHSRGFASIDDAARRPWTAIRVRNTIAAWIAVAVVVGSIIVSDIVWSDFATFWSKVPAVLASFWPPNFGSYGFETIAAAMLDTIRIALAATLITFVLSLIVGSLAARNVAPGPATRGGFRLLLVIIRGVPELILAIVLIIITGLGPQAGTIALAIGGIGLLGKLIADSFEEVDRGPERALMAAGATRLQVYAGATVPQGARALIGHTFYMLDTNVRAATLLGIVGGGGVGYYLLNAGQGSNYQLVGSIVIMILVTVLAVEGLAMWMRKVFR